A genome region from Streptomyces xanthophaeus includes the following:
- a CDS encoding ornithine carbamoyltransferase encodes MERTTRSLISLDDLTDAELYRLVDRAAAFSALGRAVRARSLTGKVVGIWFNKTSTRTRTAFSAGALRLGAQIVTYGPGDLQLNTGETVADTGRVLSRMLDAVVARTAGDPAELRELAAPGTMSVINAMTADEHPTQAITDLATLKRQFGRTEDLRIVYVGEGNNTAAALALALTRFPGTSLELRTPPGYGLPGDVLRRAAAHAARSGASVSEAHHMDDLPHDADVLYTTRWQTTGTSKPDPGWREVFAPFQVTERLWRRSPKAVFLHDLPAHRGEEVTAEVLDGPASIAFDQAENKMHGAMAVLEWCLGESGEAGDGTAEASDR; translated from the coding sequence ATGGAACGCACCACCCGCAGTCTCATATCCCTCGACGACCTGACCGACGCCGAGCTGTACCGGCTCGTCGACCGGGCCGCCGCGTTCTCCGCCCTCGGCCGCGCCGTCCGGGCGCGGTCCCTGACGGGGAAGGTCGTGGGCATCTGGTTCAACAAGACGTCCACCCGCACCCGTACGGCCTTCTCCGCCGGTGCGCTGCGCCTCGGCGCCCAGATCGTCACGTACGGCCCCGGTGACCTCCAGCTCAACACGGGCGAGACCGTCGCCGACACCGGCCGGGTGCTGTCGCGGATGCTCGACGCCGTGGTCGCCCGTACCGCGGGCGACCCGGCGGAGCTGCGTGAACTCGCCGCTCCCGGAACCATGTCGGTGATCAATGCGATGACCGCCGACGAGCACCCCACCCAGGCGATCACCGACCTCGCCACCCTCAAGCGGCAGTTCGGCCGCACCGAGGACCTGCGGATCGTCTACGTGGGCGAGGGCAACAACACCGCCGCGGCCCTCGCGCTCGCCCTCACCCGCTTCCCCGGCACGTCCCTGGAACTGCGCACCCCGCCCGGTTACGGACTGCCCGGGGACGTCCTGCGGCGGGCGGCGGCGCACGCCGCGCGCAGCGGCGCCTCCGTGTCCGAGGCGCACCACATGGACGATCTGCCGCACGACGCCGACGTGCTGTACACCACGCGCTGGCAGACCACCGGAACCAGCAAGCCCGACCCTGGCTGGCGCGAGGTCTTCGCGCCGTTCCAGGTCACCGAGCGGCTGTGGCGGCGCAGCCCCAAGGCGGTGTTCCTGCACGACCTGCCCGCCCACCGGGGCGAGGAGGTCACCGCGGAGGTGCTCGACGGACCCGCGAGCATCGCCTTCGACCAGGCCGAGAACAAGATGCACGGCGCCATGGCGGTCCTGGAGTGGTGCCTGGGCGAGAGCGGCGAGGCCGGCGACGGCACGGCGGAGGCTTCGGACCGATGA
- a CDS encoding M20/M25/M40 family metallo-hydrolase, with protein MNHNRPAPVVNGPRLLQDLAELATFGGREDGGVDRVAGSAADLESRVWLAKRIEQAGLQARTDDIGNVFGRRASGTGPWLLAGSHTDTVPAAGRLDGAYGVIAALEVLRTLHEAGHPAADHLEIVSFWDEEGASPTSQGGLAGSSALCEDPHVQELFAYLELHIEQGPRMEQSGLHLAAVEGIVGVQRHTVTVHGIANHGGTTPMDARADAGRVVSQSAARIVELAAACDPTMITNVGCVEFLPGAPNVVPGEARMVVEFRAASEESLNRAAEGLSALVLDNAAREKCTAEIVRTSRKPVSRFDPVLCDLVADSLEPVHPATGRMFSYAGHDASAMNSRVPTAMLFVPSTGGISHSPAEHTPEAQLVQGAQALLQTVVRAQTLRPASRVALRP; from the coding sequence ATGAACCACAACCGTCCGGCACCGGTGGTCAACGGCCCCCGGCTGCTCCAGGACCTGGCCGAGCTGGCCACCTTCGGCGGCCGGGAGGACGGCGGCGTGGACCGGGTCGCCGGGTCCGCCGCGGACCTGGAATCCCGCGTCTGGCTCGCCAAACGCATCGAGCAGGCGGGCCTGCAGGCGCGCACCGACGACATAGGCAACGTCTTCGGACGGCGCGCCTCGGGGACCGGACCCTGGCTGCTGGCCGGTTCCCACACCGACACCGTGCCCGCCGCGGGCCGGCTCGACGGCGCGTACGGCGTGATCGCGGCGCTGGAAGTGCTGCGGACCCTGCACGAGGCCGGCCACCCGGCCGCCGACCACCTGGAGATCGTCAGCTTCTGGGACGAGGAGGGCGCCTCGCCCACCTCCCAGGGAGGCCTGGCCGGTTCGTCGGCCCTGTGCGAGGACCCGCACGTCCAGGAGCTCTTCGCCTACCTGGAGCTGCACATCGAGCAGGGCCCCCGGATGGAACAGAGCGGCCTGCACCTCGCCGCCGTCGAAGGCATCGTGGGCGTGCAGCGGCACACCGTCACCGTCCACGGGATCGCCAACCACGGCGGCACCACACCGATGGACGCCCGGGCGGACGCCGGGCGGGTCGTCTCCCAGAGCGCCGCGCGGATCGTCGAACTCGCCGCGGCATGCGACCCCACGATGATCACCAACGTCGGCTGCGTCGAGTTCCTGCCCGGCGCACCGAACGTGGTGCCGGGCGAGGCACGCATGGTGGTGGAGTTCCGTGCCGCCTCCGAGGAGTCCCTGAACCGCGCCGCGGAAGGCCTCTCCGCACTCGTCCTGGACAACGCGGCCCGGGAGAAGTGCACCGCGGAGATCGTACGGACGTCCCGCAAGCCCGTCTCCCGCTTCGACCCCGTGCTGTGCGACCTGGTGGCCGATTCCCTGGAGCCCGTCCACCCGGCGACCGGCCGGATGTTCAGCTACGCCGGCCACGACGCCAGCGCGATGAACTCCCGCGTGCCCACCGCCATGCTCTTCGTCCCCAGCACCGGCGGAATCAGCCACTCACCCGCCGAACACACCCCGGAAGCCCAACTCGTGCAAGGGGCCCAGGCCCTGCTCCAGACCGTCGTGAGGGCCCAGACCCTGCGCCCCGCCTCCCGTGTCGCCCTCCGGCCCTAA
- a CDS encoding non-ribosomal peptide synthetase, translated as MTTGAIRKAGRAGEPPRGTTDGEALRAELLRRRLAGRGPRSGSAPAALPLADRTAPLALSYGQQQMWFLNRLAPESPEYLMPLALRLRGPLDTAALRAALTALVARHEVLRTRYLLDGRNPVQVIDPAGELESPVFESVDLSALPAGGREEAAAALVERESLTGFDLEAHAPLRVRAVRLTEDDHLLLVVFHHIVGDDRSTEVFTTELVELYRAGVTGTAPALAPLPVQYADYAAWQRGRAEGEAQAASLAYWRGRLAGLEPLDLPTDRPRPPVRDHRGAVVPLTVPAALAAGLRGLAQDHGTTPFVVFLTAFQALLSRYTGRTDIAVGTPVADRTRPEVRDLIGYLVDTVVLRATWEGDPAFAELLAGNRSTVLDALSHREVPFARLVDELQPERDLSRTPLFQAAFALHAAPDTALTLPGIEIEHVDTPWKVAKFDLSLQLQERADGSLRGAVEYATALFDRATAERFAERLTRLLGEIAAAPGTRVSRLTLIGDAERALLEAGGVDPQILGPDTDTGTGTDTATETATDETGGPQPACLHELFAWQAAATPDAVAVTHAGRSLTYAELDRKANRVAHLLREHGARAGSLVGVCLGRDEELVATLIGVLKSGAAYLPLDPSHPAERLALVLAEAEAGLVVTDTAHAASLPAGADAPRLLLLDTGPVRTALAAAPATAPATEVTADDLIYVIYTSGSTGKPKGVCLTHANVARLFTSSQRLFGFGPQDVWTLFHSYAFDFSVWELWGPLLFGGRLVVVPFDVSRSPDEFLGLLADEGVTVLNQTPSAFRSLVDAARRNDPRLDRIALRTVVFGGEKLDPGELAPWFRRFGSGGPDLVNMYGITETTVHVTHHRIEPAEATAAAPSAVGRPLDDLRCHVLDRYGELSPVGVPGEIHVGGAGLARGYLGRPDITAERFVPDPYGPPGARLYRTGDLARVGEDGRLEYLGRIDTQVKIRGYRIELDEIGSVLGALPAVREAVVVAREDTPGTKELVAYVVPSPDRPERAQPPVLREALSAVLPSYMVPAAFVLLPGLPLTTSGKLDARALPAPDRAADRAGRTYTPPATVTEQRIAAAWQQVLRVDRVGTDDNFFDLGGDSIRAVAMVGALRAEGLDLSVRDVFDLRTVARLAAAAAGRTAGVVDERSVEPFALLPAADAGKLPDDVEDAYPLSQVQAGMVFEMLSSAESTYHNVTSFRIRDDRPFDPSALRAAAAEVVARHEVLRTSIALADYSEPLQLVHRSALMRVGWEDLRELAAEAQDTAVRAFLDKERADLFDLGQAPLLRVFAHVCGDGDWRIAVTECHAILEGWSYHSLLMELLDHYRRFRDGSAPEPFEKPDVRYADYVAAEQGALASAEDADYWRAAVEGSTKFELPAGWGDRDTARQSYRVPVPFHDLEAPLRELAADAGVPLKSVLHAAHLKVMSMLAGERAFFTGLVCDTRPERLGAERVYGMYLNTVPFAFRLTADTWRELVQDVFGREVELWPHRRFPLSAMQGRFADGRRLVDVFFNYLDFHMVDLELVDYAMSVDDSPNEFPLSVATQLGHLVITTDTHMLSRVNGERVGAMYRAVLESMAAGPDGDARLTLLPPGERERLVDEWNDTAEPRLVACVQELFEKQARDTPDAIAVTHGDTRWTYAELDAAANRYAHVLRERGIGPEKLVGVLLDRGPELVACLLGVWKAGGAYVPLDPTYPADRLGYMLADAGAGVVVTENRYADLLTAVHPARYLLVDGDRDLIEAAPATAPAAGADVDNLAYIIYTSGSTGRPKGVLVPHRGLVNYLWWCVEGYAADGTGGAPLFSSIAFDMVVPNLYTPLIMGERVHLLPEDFGVENLGRLLSEAAPYRFIKMTPGHLDLLADQLTAEQARSLAPLLAVGADAFPSRTLARWQAIGGSTVLLNEYGPTEISVANCTYTIEGSQDGELIPIGRPIPNTTMYVLDEDYQPVPVGALGELYIGGDGVARGYANLPEKTAERFVPDPFGAKGARLYRTGDLCRVLPDGNVDFLDRADHQVKIRGYRVEPGEIQTVLTRHTGIRDALVLPHELPGGDKQLMAYCVPEGDALPARQELADHCRRDLPDYMVPALFVALDRIPLNQNGKVHRKALPAPDLGALAEEQPYTAPRTPAEEVLCTIWSEVLGIGRVGVHHDFFQLGGYSLLLLRAVARARAQGLDVTAKDMLECRTVATLAARAEPSGRSPRRSLAWLSTDGGGEPLICVHPVGGSAHWYLPLAGHLAGVRPVAAFEAEAGPATVPELAARYVRELTQARPHGPHHLVAWSSGAAIAWEMARQLTGPGGPAPALTLTLIDPAADGAERSVEDGYLDRVAELLTTRTEEGDRELAALLATAGIETGAEGIGAVADGLTDRLTVWQQLHTATSAYTYAPLTGPVALVITDEAASGRHTVTAGRSYPDYLGGWRALAPAGLTVHRVAGDHRSVLDGAHAGALAVLLGEGAR; from the coding sequence ATGACCACTGGTGCAATCCGCAAGGCAGGCCGCGCGGGCGAACCGCCGCGCGGGACGACAGACGGCGAGGCGCTGCGCGCCGAGCTGCTGCGCCGGCGCCTCGCCGGCCGCGGCCCGCGATCCGGCTCCGCCCCGGCCGCCCTGCCGCTCGCCGACCGCACCGCCCCACTGGCGCTCTCCTACGGACAGCAGCAGATGTGGTTCCTGAACCGGCTCGCGCCGGAGAGCCCCGAGTACCTGATGCCGCTCGCACTGCGCCTGCGCGGCCCGCTGGACACCGCGGCCCTGCGCGCCGCGCTCACCGCCCTGGTGGCACGCCACGAGGTGCTGCGCACCCGCTACCTGCTGGACGGCCGCAACCCGGTCCAGGTGATCGACCCGGCGGGGGAGCTGGAGTCCCCGGTCTTCGAGAGCGTCGACCTGTCCGCGCTGCCCGCCGGCGGCCGGGAGGAGGCCGCCGCCGCGCTCGTCGAGCGGGAGTCCCTGACGGGCTTCGACCTGGAGGCGCACGCCCCGCTGCGGGTCCGTGCGGTCCGCCTCACCGAGGACGACCACCTGCTGCTGGTGGTCTTCCACCACATCGTCGGCGACGACCGTTCCACCGAGGTGTTCACCACCGAACTCGTCGAGCTCTACCGGGCCGGGGTCACCGGTACGGCTCCCGCTCTCGCCCCGCTCCCCGTGCAGTACGCCGACTACGCGGCCTGGCAGCGCGGCCGCGCCGAGGGTGAGGCCCAGGCCGCCTCCCTCGCGTACTGGCGCGGCCGGCTCGCCGGCCTGGAACCGCTGGACCTGCCCACCGACCGGCCCCGGCCGCCCGTCCGCGACCACCGCGGCGCGGTGGTCCCGCTGACCGTCCCGGCGGCGCTGGCCGCCGGCCTGCGCGGACTCGCCCAGGACCACGGCACCACACCGTTCGTCGTCTTCCTGACGGCGTTCCAGGCCCTGCTGTCCCGGTACACCGGACGCACCGACATAGCCGTCGGAACCCCGGTCGCCGATCGCACCAGGCCCGAAGTCCGGGACCTGATCGGCTACTTGGTGGACACCGTGGTGCTGCGCGCCACCTGGGAGGGAGACCCGGCCTTCGCGGAGCTGCTGGCCGGGAACCGGAGCACCGTGCTGGACGCCCTCAGCCACCGCGAGGTGCCCTTCGCCCGCCTGGTCGACGAGCTCCAGCCGGAGCGCGACCTGTCCCGTACGCCGCTGTTCCAGGCCGCGTTCGCGCTGCACGCCGCCCCGGACACCGCCCTCACCCTGCCCGGCATCGAGATCGAGCACGTCGACACGCCGTGGAAGGTCGCCAAGTTCGACCTCTCCCTCCAGCTGCAGGAACGGGCCGACGGCTCCCTGCGCGGCGCCGTCGAGTACGCCACCGCCCTCTTCGACCGGGCCACCGCCGAGCGTTTCGCCGAGCGCCTCACCCGGCTGCTCGGGGAGATCGCGGCCGCGCCCGGCACCCGCGTCTCCCGGCTCACCCTGATCGGTGACGCGGAGCGGGCGCTGCTGGAGGCCGGGGGCGTCGACCCGCAGATCCTCGGACCCGACACCGACACCGGCACCGGCACCGACACCGCCACCGAGACCGCGACCGACGAGACCGGGGGCCCGCAGCCCGCCTGCCTGCACGAGCTGTTCGCGTGGCAGGCCGCGGCGACCCCCGACGCGGTCGCCGTGACCCACGCGGGCCGCAGCCTGACCTACGCCGAACTCGACCGGAAGGCCAACCGCGTCGCCCACCTGCTGCGCGAGCACGGCGCCCGCGCCGGCAGTCTCGTCGGCGTCTGCCTCGGCCGTGACGAGGAACTGGTCGCCACGCTGATCGGCGTCCTCAAGTCCGGTGCCGCCTACCTGCCGCTGGACCCCTCGCATCCGGCCGAGCGCCTCGCCCTGGTGCTCGCCGAGGCCGAAGCCGGGCTCGTCGTCACCGACACCGCGCACGCGGCGAGCCTCCCAGCCGGCGCCGACGCCCCGCGCCTCCTGCTCCTGGACACCGGGCCCGTACGCACCGCCCTCGCGGCGGCTCCCGCGACGGCGCCCGCCACCGAGGTCACCGCCGACGACCTGATCTACGTCATCTACACCTCGGGCTCCACCGGCAAGCCCAAGGGCGTCTGCCTCACCCACGCGAACGTCGCACGGCTCTTCACCTCCTCGCAGCGGCTGTTCGGCTTCGGCCCGCAGGACGTGTGGACCCTCTTCCACTCCTACGCGTTCGACTTCTCGGTGTGGGAGCTGTGGGGGCCGCTGCTGTTCGGCGGCCGGCTCGTCGTCGTGCCCTTCGACGTCTCCCGCTCCCCGGACGAGTTCCTCGGCCTGCTGGCCGACGAAGGGGTGACGGTCCTCAACCAGACCCCCTCCGCCTTCCGCTCGCTGGTCGACGCCGCGCGCCGCAACGACCCCCGCCTCGACCGGATCGCCCTGCGCACCGTCGTCTTCGGCGGCGAGAAGCTCGACCCGGGCGAACTCGCCCCGTGGTTCCGGCGGTTCGGATCCGGCGGCCCCGACCTGGTCAACATGTACGGGATCACCGAGACCACGGTCCACGTCACCCACCACCGCATCGAACCCGCCGAGGCCACCGCCGCAGCCCCGAGCGCCGTCGGCCGCCCGCTGGACGACCTGCGCTGCCACGTCCTGGACCGGTACGGCGAGCTCTCCCCGGTCGGCGTCCCCGGCGAGATCCACGTCGGCGGCGCCGGTCTCGCCCGCGGATACCTCGGCCGCCCCGACATCACGGCCGAGCGTTTCGTCCCCGACCCGTACGGGCCCCCCGGCGCCCGCCTCTACCGCACCGGCGACCTGGCCCGCGTCGGCGAGGACGGCCGCCTCGAATACCTGGGCCGCATCGACACCCAGGTCAAGATCCGCGGCTACCGCATCGAGCTGGACGAGATCGGGTCGGTCCTGGGCGCCCTGCCCGCAGTCCGCGAGGCCGTCGTGGTCGCCCGCGAGGACACACCCGGAACCAAGGAACTCGTGGCGTACGTGGTGCCCTCGCCGGATCGGCCCGAACGGGCCCAGCCGCCCGTCCTGCGCGAGGCGCTCTCCGCCGTCCTGCCCTCCTACATGGTCCCCGCCGCCTTCGTACTGCTCCCCGGCCTGCCCCTGACCACCAGCGGCAAGCTGGACGCGCGGGCCCTGCCCGCCCCCGACCGGGCGGCCGACCGGGCGGGCCGTACCTACACCCCGCCCGCCACCGTCACCGAACAGCGGATCGCCGCCGCCTGGCAGCAGGTGCTGCGGGTGGACCGGGTCGGCACGGACGACAACTTCTTCGACCTGGGCGGCGATTCCATCCGGGCCGTGGCGATGGTCGGCGCGCTGCGCGCCGAGGGCCTCGACCTCTCCGTCCGCGACGTCTTCGACCTGCGCACCGTGGCCAGGCTCGCCGCGGCCGCCGCCGGCCGCACGGCCGGTGTCGTGGACGAACGCTCCGTGGAACCGTTCGCCCTGCTCCCTGCGGCCGACGCGGGCAAACTCCCGGACGACGTCGAGGACGCGTACCCGCTGTCGCAGGTGCAGGCCGGAATGGTCTTCGAGATGCTCAGCAGCGCCGAGAGCACCTACCACAACGTGACCTCCTTCCGGATCCGCGACGACCGGCCGTTCGACCCGTCCGCCCTGCGCGCGGCCGCCGCCGAGGTCGTGGCGCGGCACGAGGTGCTCCGTACCTCCATCGCCCTGGCCGACTACAGCGAGCCCCTGCAGCTGGTGCACCGCAGCGCCCTCATGCGGGTCGGCTGGGAGGACCTGCGGGAGCTGGCCGCCGAGGCCCAGGACACCGCCGTACGGGCCTTCCTCGACAAGGAGCGGGCGGACCTCTTCGACCTCGGGCAGGCGCCGCTCCTGCGGGTGTTCGCCCATGTCTGCGGCGACGGCGACTGGCGCATCGCGGTGACGGAGTGCCACGCCATCCTGGAGGGCTGGAGCTACCACTCCCTGCTGATGGAGCTGCTGGACCACTACCGGCGGTTCCGTGACGGCTCCGCACCCGAGCCCTTCGAGAAGCCCGACGTCCGCTACGCCGACTACGTCGCGGCCGAGCAGGGCGCGCTGGCCTCGGCCGAGGACGCGGACTACTGGCGGGCGGCGGTGGAGGGGTCCACCAAGTTCGAGCTGCCCGCCGGCTGGGGAGACCGTGACACCGCCCGGCAGTCGTACCGGGTACCGGTGCCCTTCCACGACCTGGAGGCGCCGCTGCGCGAGCTGGCCGCCGACGCCGGCGTACCGCTGAAGAGCGTGCTGCACGCCGCGCACCTGAAGGTGATGAGCATGCTCGCCGGTGAGCGTGCCTTCTTCACCGGCCTGGTCTGCGACACCCGGCCCGAGCGGCTCGGCGCCGAGCGCGTCTACGGCATGTACCTCAACACCGTGCCGTTCGCGTTCCGGCTGACCGCGGACACCTGGCGCGAGCTGGTGCAGGACGTCTTCGGCCGCGAGGTGGAGCTGTGGCCGCACCGGCGCTTCCCGCTCTCGGCCATGCAGGGACGGTTCGCGGACGGCCGCCGGCTCGTGGACGTCTTCTTCAACTACCTCGACTTCCACATGGTCGACCTCGAACTCGTCGACTACGCGATGAGCGTCGACGACAGCCCCAACGAGTTCCCCCTCTCGGTGGCCACCCAGCTCGGCCACCTGGTGATCACGACGGACACGCACATGCTCAGCCGGGTCAACGGCGAGCGCGTCGGCGCCATGTACCGCGCCGTCCTGGAGTCCATGGCGGCGGGCCCGGACGGCGACGCCCGCCTCACCCTGCTGCCCCCGGGCGAACGGGAGCGGCTCGTCGACGAGTGGAACGACACCGCCGAGCCCCGCCTGGTGGCCTGCGTCCAGGAACTCTTCGAGAAGCAGGCGCGCGACACCCCGGACGCGATCGCCGTCACCCACGGCGACACCCGCTGGACGTACGCCGAACTCGACGCCGCCGCCAACCGGTACGCCCACGTGCTGCGCGAGCGCGGGATCGGACCGGAGAAACTGGTCGGCGTCCTCCTGGACCGCGGCCCCGAACTCGTCGCCTGCCTCCTCGGGGTGTGGAAGGCCGGCGGCGCCTACGTCCCGCTCGACCCGACCTATCCGGCGGACCGGCTCGGCTACATGCTCGCCGACGCCGGGGCCGGCGTCGTCGTGACCGAGAACCGCTACGCGGACCTGCTCACCGCCGTCCACCCGGCCCGGTACCTGCTCGTGGACGGCGACCGGGACCTCATCGAAGCAGCCCCCGCCACCGCGCCGGCGGCCGGCGCGGACGTCGACAACCTCGCCTACATCATCTACACCTCCGGCTCGACCGGCCGCCCCAAGGGCGTGCTCGTCCCGCACCGCGGACTGGTCAACTACCTGTGGTGGTGCGTCGAGGGCTACGCGGCGGACGGCACCGGCGGAGCCCCGCTGTTCTCCTCGATCGCCTTCGACATGGTCGTCCCCAACCTCTACACCCCGCTGATCATGGGCGAGCGCGTCCACCTGCTCCCCGAGGACTTCGGCGTCGAGAACCTCGGCCGCCTGCTCTCCGAGGCGGCCCCCTACCGGTTCATCAAGATGACCCCGGGCCACCTCGACCTGCTGGCCGACCAGCTGACCGCCGAACAGGCCCGGTCGCTGGCCCCGCTGCTCGCCGTCGGCGCCGACGCCTTCCCCAGCCGTACCCTGGCCCGCTGGCAGGCCATCGGCGGCAGCACCGTGCTCCTCAACGAGTACGGCCCCACCGAGATCTCGGTGGCCAACTGCACCTACACCATCGAGGGCAGCCAGGACGGGGAGCTGATCCCGATCGGCCGGCCCATCCCCAACACCACCATGTACGTCCTGGACGAGGACTACCAGCCGGTCCCCGTCGGGGCCCTCGGCGAGCTCTACATCGGCGGCGACGGCGTCGCCCGCGGGTACGCCAACCTCCCGGAGAAGACCGCCGAGCGGTTCGTGCCCGACCCGTTCGGCGCCAAGGGAGCCCGCCTCTACCGCACCGGCGACCTGTGCCGCGTCCTGCCCGACGGCAACGTCGACTTCCTCGACCGCGCGGACCACCAGGTCAAGATCCGCGGCTACCGCGTCGAACCCGGCGAGATCCAGACGGTGCTCACCCGCCACACCGGGATTCGCGACGCCCTGGTGCTGCCGCACGAGCTGCCGGGCGGCGACAAGCAGCTCATGGCGTACTGCGTGCCCGAGGGCGACGCTCTGCCCGCCCGCCAGGAGCTCGCCGACCACTGCCGCCGGGACCTGCCCGACTACATGGTTCCGGCGCTGTTCGTCGCCCTCGACCGGATCCCCCTCAACCAGAACGGCAAGGTGCACCGCAAGGCCCTCCCGGCCCCCGACCTCGGCGCCCTCGCCGAGGAGCAGCCGTACACGGCCCCGCGCACGCCCGCCGAGGAGGTGCTGTGCACCATCTGGAGCGAGGTGCTGGGCATCGGACGCGTCGGCGTGCACCACGACTTCTTCCAGCTCGGCGGGTACTCCCTGCTGCTGCTGAGAGCCGTGGCCAGGGCCCGTGCCCAAGGCCTCGACGTGACGGCCAAGGACATGCTGGAATGCCGTACCGTCGCCACCCTGGCGGCCCGCGCGGAGCCCTCCGGGAGGAGCCCCCGGCGCTCGCTCGCCTGGCTGAGCACCGACGGCGGGGGAGAGCCCCTGATCTGCGTGCACCCCGTGGGGGGCAGCGCCCACTGGTACCTGCCGCTCGCCGGGCACCTCGCCGGAGTCCGCCCCGTCGCCGCCTTCGAGGCGGAGGCCGGCCCGGCCACCGTGCCCGAGCTCGCCGCCCGCTACGTACGCGAGCTGACACAGGCCCGCCCGCACGGCCCGCACCACCTCGTCGCCTGGTCCTCCGGCGCGGCCATCGCCTGGGAGATGGCCCGGCAGCTGACCGGGCCCGGCGGGCCCGCCCCCGCGCTCACCCTCACGCTCATCGACCCGGCCGCCGACGGAGCCGAGCGGTCCGTGGAGGACGGGTACCTCGACCGCGTCGCGGAACTGCTCACGACCCGCACGGAGGAAGGCGACCGGGAACTCGCCGCCCTGCTGGCCACGGCCGGCATCGAGACCGGAGCCGAAGGCATCGGCGCGGTCGCCGACGGCCTCACCGACCGCCTGACGGTCTGGCAGCAGCTGCACACGGCGACGTCCGCCTACACCTACGCCCCGCTGACCGGCCCCGTCGCCCTGGTGATCACGGACGAGGCCGCCTCCGGCCGCCACACCGTGACCGCCGGCCGGAGCTACCCGGACTATCTCGGCGGATGGCGGGCACTCGCCCCCGCCGGACTGACGGTGCACCGGGTCGCCGGCGACCACCGAAGCGTCCTCGACGGCGCCCACGCGGGCGCGCTGGCCGTCCTGCTGGGGGAGGGAGCCCGATGA